The sequence below is a genomic window from Fimbriimonadaceae bacterium.
AACCGAAAGCGCGCCTTGATTCGCGAGCAAGACCGGAAAGCCCTCCTCGCCTGGTACGACGCCAACGGTCGAGACCTCCCCTGGCGCCGGACGCGCGAGCCGTACCCGGTGTGGGTGAGCGAGGTGATGCTGCAGCAGACGCAGATCGCAACGGCGCTTCCCTATTACGAGCGATGGATGCGCCGGTTCCCCACCGTGGAAGCGTTGGCCGCCGCGGACGAGCAGGACGTGTTGGCGCTGTGGCAGGGTCTCGGATACTACCGCCGTTGCCGCTATCTCTTGAACGGGGCTCGCTATATCGTCGCGCTGGGACTCCCGACCAGCGCGCAGGGTTGGCTCACGGTGCCCGGGGTTGGGCGCTACACGGCCGGGGCGATCGCCTCGATCTGCTTTGGAGAGTGCGCGGCCGTCGTCGATGGGAACGTCGAACGCGTGTTCGCGCGAACGACGGCGTGCGGCGAGACGGGGCCGACCCTCTATCGGCACGCGTGGGAGTGGGCGGAACGCAATCTCGACCCCCATCGGCCCGGAGATTGGAACCAGGCGCTCATGGAGCTGGGCGCGACGGTGTGCACACCCTCCAAACCCCGGTGCGAGGGTTGTCCGCTCGAACCCTCCTGTGCGGCGCGCCAATCATGGCGCGTCGAGCAGTTCCCCGTGGCCCGAACAACCCCCAGCGTGCGGCTTCGTACCCACGTTTGCTGGGTGCCATTCGAGTCCGGAGCCTTCGGCGTCTGCCAGGTGCCTGCGGGCGAGTGGTGGGAGGGCATGTGGGAGTTCCCGCGCGAGGACGCGACCGACGATCGCGCCGCGGCCGAGGCGCAGTTGCGCGAACGGGTCGGCGCAGGGTGGACGGAGAGCCTGGGCGAGTTCCGCCATACGGTGACGCGCCACCGCGTCGTGCTCGAGGCATCGCTCGTGCGCTGCGACGCCCGTGCGCAAGCGCTGCGCTGGGTGACGCGGAGCGAGTTGGAGGCGCTGGCGATGCCCGCGCCGCAGCGCAAGACCCTTCGGCGTGCACTGGCGCTGCTCGGCCTCGACTGACCCCTGCTCGCGCGGCAAGGGCCTCCCGCCATACTCGGAGCTGGATGCCGCCGACGACAATCCTCTGGTTTCGGAACGACCTGCGCCTTGCGGATCACCCCGCGCTCGAAGCGGCGCTGCAACCGCGTGGGCCGATCGTTCCGGTGTTCGTCGCCCCGTTCGCGTCGGCAGACAGGTGGGCGCCCGGCGCCGCTTCGAACTGGTGGCTCCACCACTCGTTGAAGCGTCTGGACCAAGCGCTGCGCGGACGCGGTTCCCGTCTGGTGCTTCGCTCCGGCGACCCTTCGCGCGAACTGGTCGCCCTGGCTCGGGAGACGGGGGCAAGCCACGTCCTCTGTTCGCGCCGATCCGAACCCGGGGAACGAGCGGCGGAAGATGCCGTCCGCGAGGCGCTTGCCCTGAACGGCGTGGCGCTGGAGTCGTTCCAATCGGGCTTGCTCTTCGAACCGGGAACGATCGCCACCGCCGAGGGCCAGCCCTACCGCGTATTCACTCCGTTTTGGAGAGCGTGCCTGGCGAAGGGCTTGCCCGCCGCGGGAGCCGACGAGCCCGAGACGATTCCCTGCCCGAAATCCTGGCCAGGGAGTTTGGCCCTTGACGATCTCGAATTGATGCCGCGCACGCGTTGGGATGCGGGACTGCACGAGGCCTGGGAACCCGGGCGTCAGGGCGCGATGCAGGCGCTGGAAGCCTTCCTCGGCGGTCCCCTCGACACGTATGCCGAGGAGCGGAACCGACCCGACCTCCCCGGCACATCCCGCCTTTCGCCGCACCTGCACTTCGGGGAGATCGGCGTGCGGGAGGTCGTGGCCGCGTGCTCGGAACGGGACGCCCAGGTCTTCCTTTCCGAGATCGGTTGGCGCGAGTTCGCCCACCACCTTCTCTGGCACTTCCCGAACACGCCCGAAGTGCCCCTCCGACACGAGTTCGCGCGCTTTCCCTGGCGCGACGACGACGCGGCCTTTCAGGCGTGGCGGAAGGGACAGACCGGCTTTCCCTTCGTCGACGCGGCGATGCGCGAACTGTGGTCTACCGGGTGGATGCACAACCGGGCCCGAATGGTCGTGGCGTCGTTCCTGGTCAAGGACCTCCTCATCCCCTGGCAGCGGGGCGCGGAGTGGTTCTGGGACACGTTGGTTGACGCCGACCTGGCGAACAACACGTTGGGATGGCAGTGGACCGCGGGATGCGGCGCGGACGCGGCGCCCTACTTCCGCGTGTTCAACCCGACGACCCAGGGGGAGAAGTTCGACCCGAGCGGCGCGTATGTGCGGCGCTGGGTGCCTGAACTGGCGCCCATGCCCGACACCTGGATCCACCGCCCCCATGAGGCGCCGGAGGAGGTTCTCCGAGGAGCGGCCGTCCAACTCGGCCAAACCTACCCGCTCCCGATTGTGGACCACCCCCAAGCCCGCCGCGACGCCCTGGACGCCTACGAGGACATCCGAAGAAGCACGGGAGCCGGATAACCCCGGCAGCCAAGTCCAACGAGGTGCCACGCCCGCTCGTCGGGCGTGCGTGGGGCAGCGCCGAACCTACGGCTCGATTTCGAGCGAGCGGAAGCGTTTCTCCGTCGCGTCCACGTCCTCGCCAAGCACCTGGTACGCCCAACGGGCAAGCCGCTGCAGCTCCGCGGCCTCCCGACGTTCGGCGGAGCCCGCCGGGAAGTTCTCGGGATCGCATCGCTTGTCGAGCCTCTCGAATTGCTTGCGGATCTCGCCGAACGAGGCCTTCGGTCCCACCCCGAGCAACTTGCGGGCGCGCGCGTTCCGCTCGACCGGGGTGCGCGGTTCGGCCGGCGCGGAGCGTTCGGGCGCAGGCGCCCGCACGGACTCCTCGAGCTCGCGCTCGGCGTCCGACTCCGCAACTCCCTGGATGCGCTCCCACTCGCGGTGCACGTAGCCCCGCAACAGGTCGTAGGCTCGCTTGCCCGTACTCATTCCACTTGGTCCTTGAGAAACATCTCCGCCTCTTCGAATCCTTTGCTGAGCGCTTTGAGCCGCCCCAGCGTCTCCCGCAGATCGTCCGACGACGAGTCGCTCAGCGCATCGTCGGTCACCGCCACGGACAGTCGCGCCTTGATTTCCGAAAGGGCGGCCTCGGCCTGCGTGATGCCCCCTTCCGCCGTCTGCAGCGCTTCCTTCATTTTGGCGAAGTGCGTGGCCTCGAGGCGGCGCGCGTCCAGCGCGGACTGCAGCGCGGCCCTCTCCCCGTCGCTCGTCGCGGCCTCCACCTTCGCCTCCAACGCGCGGACTTCGGCTTCCGCATTCTGCTCCTTCAGGGCATCGCGGATCTGGCGTTGCAGTTGCAGAAGCGAGACGCACTGGGCGAAGATGCGGCGCGATTCCTCCACGGCCTCTGGCCCGATCACCGCCAGCGAAGGGCTGCCGCGGTTGCCGGCCACCAGGGCCTCGAGCTGCTCGCGCAAGCGCCGGATCGGCACCAGCGTCGATCGGTCCTGTGGCGACAAGGAATCCAAACCCAACTCCTCCCGCCGAGCCCTCACGTCATGCATGACCGTCACCATCAGCGCGAAGACGGTCGCCACCAAGCCGCCGGCCACGACCAGCGGCTGTCCAAACACGGCCCCGGCCGCCGTGACCACCAGCCACGGGATCACGATGGGGCGAAGAAGCGCCTTCATGTCAGAACTTCACCCGGACGGTCACCGCCACGTCGGTCACGCGCGACCCGCGCACCTTGACGATCGGCTGCAGCCACGCCCCGTGCTGGATGGGGATCGAGCCCTCGGCCCGGAAAAAGCTCGGCGTTTGGAGCGAGTCGCGACTCCAGGCGACCTTGTACCAGCGATCTTTCGCAAGCTCGTAGGTGACCACGACGTCGGCCACGTTGCGGTCCTCGTCGAGTTCGGAGCTGGGATTCAGCATCGCGATCCATTCGGCGGAGAAGATGAACGAGCCGATGCGTCGCCAGGCGTCCAAACCAAGCAACTGCCCGTATCCTCGGCCCCTACCCGGCCCCTCTTCGGGGCGGCGCACCGCGGTGAACGACCCGGACGAGACGCCGAAATTCTGCCCGACGGCCAGACTGACGCCGATGCGCGTTCCCAACCGCCCGATCACGCCTCGGGGACGGCCCGCGCCGCCATCGCACGCCGCCAACGCGATGGGAAGCCCCTCGAGCACTAGGTTCGTGTCCGCCCGGGCGGCCAACACGCTTTCGCGCAGCAGCCCGTTTCGGGCGAACGGCAGGTACTGCTTGCCCAACCGCCACACGCCCTCGTCCTCGAGGTAGTACTCTTCGATCTGATCCTCGTCGGCATCGTCCTCAATGGGCTGAAGGCGCTCGGTCACCGTGAGGCGAAACCCGGGTTCGAGGATCAGCGAGAGGCCCGCCGTGCTCGGCCGACCCATCGCATCGTAGAAGCGGAAGGACGACCCGTGCCGGCTTTCGGACCGGTAGGTGGGCAACAAATCCATCCGGATCACGACGTCCGGGCTCTGCGCGACCGCGCAGGCCGCCGTCGCGAGCAGCGAAAGGGAAAGCGCCGTTCTCAACCGATCGTCTCCCGAAGCGTCCGCGCCACCTCGTCGAACGGAACTTGCCGCTGCTCGCCCGAGGCGAGGTCGCGCAACGTCGCTGTCCCGCTGGCCAACTCGTCGTCACCCAGGATCATCGCGAACCGGGCCCCGCTCTTCCCCGCCTGCCGAAGCTGCGCGTTGAAGCTGCGTGCCTCCAGGTCCACCAGCACCCGGATCCCGTCGGCACGAAGCGCGCGCACCTGGTCGCGCAGCGCGCCCTCGCACCCCGGCATCGCGATCGCGAAGGCGTCGGCTCCGGGTTCGCTCCAGCAAACCCCCGCGGCCTCCATCGCCAGAAGCGCGCGTTCGATCCCCATCGCCACGCCTACCGCGGGCGTGGCGGGCCCTCCGAGCTCCTTGACGAGGCCGTCGTAGCGTCCGCCGCCGCAAAGCGCGCTCTGCGCCCCGATCGCCTCGGATTGCACTTCGAAGACGGTCTCGGTGTAGTAGTCCAACCCCCGGACGAGGGCGGGCTCGAACGCGTGGCGCACGCCCGCTTCGTCGAGCAACGCCACCACCCGCTCGTGGCGTTCGCGCGCCTCGGGCTCCCAACACGTCTCGATCGTCGGGGCCTCGGCCATCGCGGCGATCATCTTCGGGTCCTTGCTGTCCATCAGCCGCAACGGATTGGCTTCGGCACGCGCCCGAACCTCTTCGGGAAGGTCCTGCAAGAGAGGCTTGGCGAAGGCAAGCAGCGCTTCTCGGTACGCTGCGCGGCACGTTTCGCGGCCCAGCGAATTGAGGAGCACCGTGGCTTCGAGCCCCAGTCGCTCGTAGAAGCGAACCGTGAGTTCGATCACCTCTGCGTCGGCCTCCGGCGCCTCGCTGCCGACCAGTTCGAGGCCCACCTGGTGCGCCTGCCGCAACCGGCCCTTCTGCGGCCGTTCGTACCGAAAGATCTGCGTCACGTAGGAGAGGCGGGCCACCGACCCGGGGGGACACAGGTTGTGCTCGATCACGGCCCGCATCGCCGGCGCCGTGCCTTCGGGCTTGAGGGTGAGGCTGCGGTCCCCCTTGTCGAGGAACGTGTACATCTGCTTGGTGACGATGTCGCTCGTCTCGCCAGAACTGCGCACGAACAGCTCGGTGTCCTCGAAGACGGGCGTTCGAATCTCGCGATAGCCGTACCGTTCCGCCAACGCCAGGAACTCGTTTTCCAGACGCCGGCGTCGGTAAGAGTCGCCCGGGAGCACGTCCTCGGTGCCGCGGGGGGCCTGAAATCGCATAGAGCTATTGTGGCGCATGGCACGCCCGTCAAGCGGGCGTGGCACCCAGCCCCGGAACAGGGCCCTTTGCTACGGTTGCTGGCTCACTTCGACTCGGATTCCGATCGTGGCGATCACTTCGGCCACGGTGCGGCACTCGTCCTCGTCCGCCTGATGCACCACCGATGCGCCGAGGTGGTCGATCTCCCAGGCCTCCATGTACGCCTCGTCCGCTGAGCAGTGCGTGGCGACCATGAGGATGACCATGACCTCCTCGTACGTGTTCACGTCGTTGTTGTAGACGGTCACGAGCCAGCCCTCGCCTTTCGTGTCGCCGTCCGTCGGCTGGACCTCGGGCTTCTCGATCACGCCCGCGCCCGCCATCGCGAAGAGATTCAGTCGGTCCATTCCGGCACAACCTCCGTCACGATTCCGACCCGCGCGATGACCACCGCGGCGGTCGAGCACTCCTGCTGCTCGGCGAAATGAACGGGGGCTTTGCCGTAGTGGTGCGCTTCCCACGCCTCGATCGACGCTTCCTCGACTCCGCAGCCCGTCGCCCGAATCAGGGCGTCGATCACTTCGTCGAACGAGTTGTGGTCGTTGTTGTGGATGACCACCATCCAGCGGTCGCCACGACCGCCGCCCGTGGTCTCATGTGCAGGTTGAAGCGCCGATTTCTCCATAGATGCCAGACGCGGCTCGACAGCGCGCGAGCCACCCCCCTTCAGCCTATTGTACAACGGGTATCGGCTGGGTGATCTCCCCTCGGCGGCCCAACGCCGTCAACAGCAAGAGCACCAGGAGGGCGCCCCCGGCGAGAGCGGTTCCCTCGCGGAGGCCCGGGGGCGTGTAGCGCATCACGACCCGGTGGTTCCCTTCGCTCAGCA
It includes:
- a CDS encoding DNA photolyase family protein encodes the protein MPPTTILWFRNDLRLADHPALEAALQPRGPIVPVFVAPFASADRWAPGAASNWWLHHSLKRLDQALRGRGSRLVLRSGDPSRELVALARETGASHVLCSRRSEPGERAAEDAVREALALNGVALESFQSGLLFEPGTIATAEGQPYRVFTPFWRACLAKGLPAAGADEPETIPCPKSWPGSLALDDLELMPRTRWDAGLHEAWEPGRQGAMQALEAFLGGPLDTYAEERNRPDLPGTSRLSPHLHFGEIGVREVVAACSERDAQVFLSEIGWREFAHHLLWHFPNTPEVPLRHEFARFPWRDDDAAFQAWRKGQTGFPFVDAAMRELWSTGWMHNRARMVVASFLVKDLLIPWQRGAEWFWDTLVDADLANNTLGWQWTAGCGADAAPYFRVFNPTTQGEKFDPSGAYVRRWVPELAPMPDTWIHRPHEAPEEVLRGAAVQLGQTYPLPIVDHPQARRDALDAYEDIRRSTGAG
- the hisS gene encoding histidine--tRNA ligase; this encodes MRFQAPRGTEDVLPGDSYRRRRLENEFLALAERYGYREIRTPVFEDTELFVRSSGETSDIVTKQMYTFLDKGDRSLTLKPEGTAPAMRAVIEHNLCPPGSVARLSYVTQIFRYERPQKGRLRQAHQVGLELVGSEAPEADAEVIELTVRFYERLGLEATVLLNSLGRETCRAAYREALLAFAKPLLQDLPEEVRARAEANPLRLMDSKDPKMIAAMAEAPTIETCWEPEARERHERVVALLDEAGVRHAFEPALVRGLDYYTETVFEVQSEAIGAQSALCGGGRYDGLVKELGGPATPAVGVAMGIERALLAMEAAGVCWSEPGADAFAIAMPGCEGALRDQVRALRADGIRVLVDLEARSFNAQLRQAGKSGARFAMILGDDELASGTATLRDLASGEQRQVPFDEVARTLRETIG
- a CDS encoding ATP-dependent Clp protease adaptor ClpS; this translates as MDRLNLFAMAGAGVIEKPEVQPTDGDTKGEGWLVTVYNNDVNTYEEVMVILMVATHCSADEAYMEAWEIDHLGASVVHQADEDECRTVAEVIATIGIRVEVSQQP
- a CDS encoding A/G-specific adenine glycosylase, translated to MIREQDRKALLAWYDANGRDLPWRRTREPYPVWVSEVMLQQTQIATALPYYERWMRRFPTVEALAAADEQDVLALWQGLGYYRRCRYLLNGARYIVALGLPTSAQGWLTVPGVGRYTAGAIASICFGECAAVVDGNVERVFARTTACGETGPTLYRHAWEWAERNLDPHRPGDWNQALMELGATVCTPSKPRCEGCPLEPSCAARQSWRVEQFPVARTTPSVRLRTHVCWVPFESGAFGVCQVPAGEWWEGMWEFPREDATDDRAAAEAQLRERVGAGWTESLGEFRHTVTRHRVVLEASLVRCDARAQALRWVTRSELEALAMPAPQRKTLRRALALLGLD
- a CDS encoding ATP-dependent Clp protease adaptor ClpS, producing the protein MVVIHNNDHNSFDEVIDALIRATGCGVEEASIEAWEAHHYGKAPVHFAEQQECSTAAVVIARVGIVTEVVPEWTD
- a CDS encoding J domain-containing protein, with product MSTGKRAYDLLRGYVHREWERIQGVAESDAERELEESVRAPAPERSAPAEPRTPVERNARARKLLGVGPKASFGEIRKQFERLDKRCDPENFPAGSAERREAAELQRLARWAYQVLGEDVDATEKRFRSLEIEP